GGCCTGGGGGATTCCCGACACTGCGTTACGTTACCTGATCATTGCGGCGGTACTCGGTTTCCCCATTGCGATGGTGTTCGGGTGGTTCTTCGATATCACGGCCAGTGGCATCGTTCGTACCGCGCCGGCAGGTGAGGAAGAGCTTGCTGATTTCAAACTCAAGCGCCTGGATTATCTGATCCTGGTTGCGTTGCTCGCTGTTTCTGTCGCCGTGCTGTTCGGCAGCTTTGAAAAAATCATGGAGACCACTGACGAGTTGTCTCAAGCGATTCCCTTGATCGACAAGCCAGCGAATTCGATCGCGGTATTGCCGTTTGTCAGTTTGGACGACGAAACTGAAACGGAGTATTTCTCGAACGGTGTTACCGAGGAAATCCTGCATCGTCTTTCGACCTTTGACGCACTCAAGGTCATTGGCCGCACATCGTCATTCGCCTTTGGCAACAGCGATATGGGCGTGCCGCGGATAAGCAATATACTCGGCGTGCGCTATTTGCTGCAAGGGAGCGTCAGGCGAGAGTCAAACGTGGTCCGGGTGACTGCGCAACTGGTCGACGAATCCGGATTCCAGCTTTGGAGTGAAACATTTGACAGGAAGCTGGAAGGCATATTCGCAATTCAGACCGAGATCGCGAACCGGGTTGCCAGTGAGCTTGTCAATGAGATAGTGGCCTCCGGCGCGCAGTCGATTGCCAGCACGACGACGAATATGGTTGCCTACAACGCCTATCTTCTGGGCCGGGCATTTCTGAACAGGCGCACGCCGGGCTGGCAACAGCACGCAGCGGCGGAATTTCGCAGCGCCATCGACCTGGATCCGGACTATGCGCCTCCCTATGCTGGCCTGGCGATAGCGACGATGATGGGTGGCAGTGGGGAAGGGTTTGTCGAAGCGCAAGCGCAGGCACAGGAAGCCATAGGCCATGCCCTGGGACTGGATCCCGAGCTTGCGGAGGCGCATGCGGCACAGGGCCTGCTGCTGTTAAAAAAGCGTGATCCCAATCCCGCGGCGGCGGAGGCGGCATTGCGTCGCGCGCTGCTTTCAGATCCCAACCTGGTAGATGCCCACAATTGGCTCGCCAACGCACTCGGGGTTCAGGGGCGCAGAGATGAAAGTCATGCCGCCATGGAGCGGGGCCTGAAAATCGATCCCCTCAACCCGGTTATTTTATTGAACGTGGCCAACCGTTATCAATGGAACGGAGACTTCAGGCGCACCGAGCAGCTTTTGCTGAGGCTTATGGACCTGCCGGAACCCCCCGGGATCGCTTACTGGGGGCTGCACAATCTTTACGAGCGATATGGCCGCTATGTCGATGTGCACCAGTGGGCGAAGAAAATTATTCTTGCCTATGGCGAATCCGACAGGATACGGGGATTTAGCGTGCTGTCCACGGTATACGGACGTCTTGGGATGTCGGAAGATGCCGATTACTGGGTTGGCCTCGACCCCAATAAATTTAGCCGTTTTGTCAGGAAGGGCTACTTGTTCAAGCTTCGTGGCGACCGTACGGGTTTAAAAATTCACCTGGAGAATTTTATGCGGGGCAACGCCGTCGACTATAAGATGCTGCCGGCGGTTCCGGCGAAATTGCTTGGTGTAATCAATCTGGAAGCCGGTAATTATGAGAAAGGTGTAGAAATCCTGACTGATGTATTTGACCTCGAATCGCCGGTCGCCCTGGGGTCGCTTCTCGCAATCGATATTTTGCAAATGCGGGCCTTTGCCCATAGGCAAGTTGGCGATGAAGCATCTGCGGTTCGCGTCCTGCGGCGAGTCGATCAGGAATTGCAGAATCTTGCGGACTCCGAGCAAGTATACAATCCGTCGGTGCTGGAGCTTATCGCGCTTAACCAGGCGATGCATGGTGATGTGGCCGGTGCGCTGGAGTCCCTCGAATCCGCAGTCTCGCTGGGCTGGCAGAACTATTACGCGATCGTCAATGATCAACGATGGGCCGAGGTGCTGCGGGAGCCTGAATTTGTGTCGTTGTTAAGCTGGGTGAAAGCAGGCCTCGATCGACAACGATCGAAAGTTGAGACGATAGACGCCGAAGAGGACTTTCGGGCAGTCGTCGAACGACTCTTCCCGGAAGAGTCTCTAGCTTCGACCAGCGCCGTACGTTAAGGCGTAGGACAGTGTCCGATATCGTTTTCTGACACATTTGCTTGCGCAGGATTTACTGCAATGGATCGTTTTTGCCAATGACCAACCTTGACCTCGCCAACCGACCGGACGAGAGCAGTGCGAGTCTGGCCGATATCTTGCTTGTATACGACAGGCAATGCCCGCTTTGTGACAACTACTGTCAGCTCGTGCGCGTTCGGGAGAGTGCCGGTGAGCTGGTGTTGGTCGATGCACGGGAAGACAGCGCGGTAATGCAGGAGATAACCGCCGCCGGTCTCGATATCGACCAGGGAATGGCGCTGAAAATGAGGGGCCAGATTTACTACGGTGCCGAAGCCATGCATGTGCTGTCGCTGTTAAGCACGCGGTCGGGCATTTTCAACCGGATCAATTTTTGGATTTTCCGCTCGCAGCGACTGGCCCGGGTGCTGTATCCAGTATTTCGATCTTTCCGCAATCTTTTTTTGAAGGTC
The nucleotide sequence above comes from Pseudomonadota bacterium. Encoded proteins:
- a CDS encoding DUF393 domain-containing protein, whose translation is MTNLDLANRPDESSASLADILLVYDRQCPLCDNYCQLVRVRESAGELVLVDAREDSAVMQEITAAGLDIDQGMALKMRGQIYYGAEAMHVLSLLSTRSGIFNRINFWIFRSQRLARVLYPVFRSFRNLFLKVRGVTKINNLDLPGNDRF